One Halomonas sp. THAF5a genomic region harbors:
- the folK gene encoding 2-amino-4-hydroxy-6-hydroxymethyldihydropteridine diphosphokinase — protein sequence MARVTVSIGSNIEREHHVLACLDALEESFGRLAVSRIFESEPVGFEDGRNFYNLVVAFESERSVGELQAWCKRLEFAHGRRKDVPKFSPRTLDIDLLTVGALSGEHDGVTLPRGEILHHAFVLQPLAELLPEACHPLTGETYRDHWARFAAGDQRLWPVDFTWRGRRLSAAE from the coding sequence ATGGCCCGGGTCACGGTCAGCATCGGCAGCAACATCGAGCGCGAGCATCACGTCCTGGCCTGCCTGGACGCGCTGGAGGAGAGCTTCGGCCGACTCGCCGTCTCGCGGATCTTCGAGAGCGAGCCGGTGGGCTTCGAGGACGGCCGCAACTTCTACAACCTGGTGGTGGCCTTCGAGAGCGAGCGCTCGGTGGGCGAACTGCAGGCCTGGTGCAAGCGCCTGGAGTTCGCCCACGGACGGCGCAAGGACGTGCCCAAGTTCAGCCCGCGGACCCTGGACATCGACCTGCTGACCGTGGGCGCGCTCAGCGGCGAGCATGACGGCGTCACGCTGCCCCGGGGCGAGATCCTGCACCACGCCTTCGTGCTCCAGCCGCTGGCCGAACTGCTGCCCGAGGCGTGCCACCCCCTCACCGGCGAGACCTATCGCGACCACTGGGCGCGCTTCGCGGCCGGCGACCAGCGCCTCTGGCCGGTCGACTTCACCTGGCGGGGGCGCCGGCTCTCCGCCGCGGAGTAG
- the folB gene encoding dihydroneopterin aldolase, with translation MDLVLIDALEVDTVIGVYDWERTITQTLRLDLELGTDIRPAAAGDDIAQTLDYAAISERIAGFAEAHQFALVETFAERLAETLRAEFAIPWLRLTVRKPGAVPAASAVGVSIARGTRPGGA, from the coding sequence ATGGATCTTGTGCTGATCGACGCGCTCGAGGTGGATACCGTGATCGGCGTCTACGACTGGGAGCGCACCATCACCCAGACGCTGCGCCTCGACCTCGAGCTGGGCACCGACATCCGCCCCGCCGCGGCAGGCGACGATATCGCCCAGACCCTGGACTACGCCGCCATCAGCGAGCGCATCGCCGGCTTCGCGGAGGCGCACCAGTTCGCCCTGGTGGAGACCTTCGCCGAGCGCCTGGCCGAGACCCTGCGCGCCGAGTTCGCCATCCCCTGGCTGCGCCTGACCGTGCGCAAGCCCGGCGCCGTCCCCGCGGCCAGCGCGGTGGGGGTCTCCATCGCGCGCGGCACTCGCCCGGGGGGCGCGTGA
- the plsY gene encoding glycerol-3-phosphate 1-O-acyltransferase PlsY, producing MPLMALGYLSGTWLGALAACRLAGVGDPRLAGSANPGFSNVLRLYGPRLALATLVVDVVKGMPVLWLAMWLGLPPWGLGLVGLGVLLGHAYPAWHRFRGGKGVASAFGVMLVLTPWVALCCAMLWTLLAWRLRTAAVASLASAALAPLASLWLAPEFVGVVAVFTLLVLGRHALNIRRLRRGEEAGL from the coding sequence CTGCCGCTGATGGCGCTCGGCTATCTCAGTGGCACCTGGCTCGGCGCCCTCGCGGCGTGCCGCCTGGCCGGCGTGGGCGACCCGCGGCTCGCCGGCTCGGCCAACCCCGGCTTCTCCAACGTGTTGCGCCTCTACGGCCCGCGCCTCGCCCTGGCGACCCTGGTCGTCGACGTGGTCAAGGGCATGCCGGTGCTGTGGCTCGCCATGTGGCTCGGCCTGCCGCCGTGGGGGCTCGGGCTCGTCGGCCTCGGCGTGCTGCTCGGTCACGCCTACCCGGCCTGGCACCGCTTTCGCGGCGGCAAGGGCGTGGCCAGCGCCTTCGGCGTGATGCTGGTGCTCACCCCCTGGGTGGCGCTCTGCTGCGCCATGCTCTGGACGCTGCTGGCCTGGCGGCTGCGCACCGCAGCGGTGGCGTCGCTGGCGAGCGCCGCCCTGGCGCCGCTCGCGAGCCTCTGGCTGGCGCCGGAGTTCGTGGGAGTCGTGGCGGTCTTCACGCTGCTCGTGCTCGGGCGCCACGCGCTCAATATCCGCCGTCTCCGGCGCGGCGAGGAGGCCGGGCTCTAG
- the tsaD gene encoding tRNA (adenosine(37)-N6)-threonylcarbamoyltransferase complex transferase subunit TsaD, with protein sequence MRVLGIETSCDETGVALFDTGRGLLADALYSQIAMHAEYGGVVPELASRDHTRRLLPLIQQVLDDAGLTRGELDAIAYTAGPGLVGALMVGASTAHGMARALDIPVLGVHHMEGHLLAPMLEDEPPGFPFVALLVSGGHTQLVEVQGLGRYRLLGESVDDAAGEAFDKAAKMLGLAYPGGPQVARLAEQGDPKRLRFPRPMTDRPGLDFSFSGLKTHTLTAIRQLEGAGELDDQARADVARAFEEAVVDTLVIKCRRALDQTGLKRLVVAGGVSANVRLRERLERECAKRDARAYYPRGRFCTDNGAMIAYVGAQRLLAGERDETGIMKAVPRWPMDELQAPAKG encoded by the coding sequence ATGCGCGTACTGGGCATCGAGACCTCCTGCGACGAGACCGGCGTCGCCCTCTTCGACACCGGGCGCGGCCTCCTCGCCGACGCCCTCTACAGCCAGATCGCCATGCACGCCGAGTACGGCGGCGTGGTACCGGAGCTCGCCTCCCGCGATCATACCCGCCGGCTGCTGCCACTGATCCAGCAGGTGCTGGACGATGCCGGCCTGACCCGCGGCGAGCTGGACGCCATCGCCTATACCGCCGGCCCGGGCCTGGTCGGGGCGCTGATGGTCGGCGCCAGCACCGCCCACGGCATGGCCCGGGCGCTGGACATCCCGGTGCTCGGCGTCCACCACATGGAGGGCCACCTGCTGGCCCCCATGCTCGAGGACGAGCCGCCCGGCTTCCCCTTCGTGGCGCTGCTGGTCTCCGGCGGCCACACCCAGCTGGTCGAGGTCCAGGGGCTCGGCCGCTATCGCCTGCTCGGCGAGTCGGTGGACGACGCCGCGGGCGAGGCCTTCGACAAGGCGGCCAAGATGCTCGGGCTCGCCTACCCCGGCGGCCCCCAGGTGGCGCGTCTGGCCGAGCAGGGCGACCCCAAGCGGCTGCGCTTCCCGCGCCCCATGACCGACCGGCCCGGCCTGGACTTCAGCTTCTCCGGGCTCAAGACCCACACCCTGACCGCCATCCGCCAGCTGGAGGGCGCCGGCGAGCTCGACGACCAGGCGCGCGCCGACGTGGCCCGCGCCTTCGAGGAGGCGGTGGTCGACACCCTGGTGATCAAGTGCCGCCGCGCCCTGGATCAGACCGGCCTCAAGCGCCTGGTGGTCGCCGGCGGCGTGAGCGCCAACGTGCGCCTGCGCGAGCGCCTGGAGCGCGAATGCGCCAAGCGCGATGCCCGGGCCTACTACCCCCGCGGGCGCTTCTGCACCGACAACGGGGCGATGATCGCGTATGTGGGGGCCCAGCGCCTGCTGGCCGGCGAGCGCGACGAGACCGGCATCATGAAGGCGGTGCCGCGCTGGCCGATGGACGAGTTGCAGGCACCCGCCAAGGGCTGA
- the rpsU gene encoding 30S ribosomal protein S21: MPSVKVRDNEPFDVALRRFKRSCEKAGVLSEVRRREQYEKPTAERKRKAAAAVKRHAKKLQRERKRFERLY; the protein is encoded by the coding sequence ATGCCTTCTGTCAAAGTACGTGATAACGAGCCGTTTGACGTCGCGCTGCGTCGCTTCAAGCGTTCCTGTGAAAAGGCCGGTGTCCTCTCGGAAGTGCGTCGTCGCGAGCAGTACGAGAAGCCGACCGCAGAGCGCAAGCGCAAGGCGGCCGCGGCCGTCAAGCGTCATGCCAAGAAGCTTCAGCGTGAGCGCAAGCGTTTCGAACGGCTCTATTGA